A region of Lycium barbarum isolate Lr01 chromosome 3, ASM1917538v2, whole genome shotgun sequence DNA encodes the following proteins:
- the LOC132632579 gene encoding serine/threonine-protein kinase AFC2 isoform X1 produces METERVTGFPLTNLDRRPRKRARLGWDVLPEQPKAQLGLFCGQDVGNVTSYASSRQLTDLTSAPFINKGVAQNGSPPWREDDKDGHFVFELGENITSRYKIQSKMGEGTFGQVLECWDRERKEMVAIKIVRGMKKYRDAAMIEVEMLQQLGKHDNGGNRCVQIRNWFDYRNHICIVFEKLGPSLYDFLRKNNYRSFPIDLVREIGRQLLDCVAFMHDLRLIHTDLKPENILLTSPEYVKVPDYKVSSRSPKDGSYYKRIPKSSAIKVIDFGSTTYDRQNQTYVVSTRHYRAPEVILGLGWTYPCDIWSVGCILVELCSGEALFQTHENLEHLAMMERVLGPLPQHMLKRVDRQAEKYVRRGRLDWPEGATSRDSIKAVLKLARLQNIIMQHVDHSAGDFINLLQGLLRYDPSERMTAREALRHPFFTRDHLRR; encoded by the exons ATGGAAACGGAGCGCGTGACCGGTTTTCCGTTGACGAATCTGGACCGGCGGCCAAGAAAGAGGGCGCGTCTAGGCTGGGATGTACTACCCGAGCAGCCAAAG GCTCAGCTAGGATTGTTTTGTGGACAAGATGTTGGGAATGTGACAAGCTATGCATCTTCAAGGCAACTCACAGACCTTACTAGCGCTCCCTTTATTAATAAGGGAGTTGCTCAAAATGGTTCTCCCCCTTGGAGAGAAGATGACAAGGATGGACATTTTGTGTTTGAGCTGGGAGAAAATATAACATCACGCT ATAAAATCCAAAGTAAGATGGGTGAAGGTACTTTCGGTCAGGTCCTAGAATGCTGGGACCGTGAGAGGAAAGAAATGGTAGCTATTAAAATTGTTCGGGGCATGAAGAAATATCGTGATGCTGCAATGATTGAGGTTGAAATGCTTCAACAGCTTGGTAAACATGACAATGGTGGCAATCG TTGCGTACAAATACGGAACTGGTTTGACTATCGTAATCATATCTGTATT GTCTTTGAGAAGCTTGGACCAAGCTTATACGATTTCCTTCGGAAAAACAATTACCGTTCATTTCCCATTGATCTTGTCCGTGAGATTGGAAGACAACTGTTGGATTGTGTAGCAT TTATGCATGATTTGCGTCTGATCCATACTGACTTGAAGCCTGAGAACATACTTCTCACCTCCCCAGAATATGTGAAGGTTCCTGACTACAAG GTTTCTTCAAGGTCACCAAAAGACGGCTCTTACTATAAAAGAATTCCAAAATCAAGTGCTATAAAGGTAATTGATTTTGGTAGCACAACATACGACCGTCAAAATCAGACATATGTTGTGTCAACTCGTCATTACCGTGCACCTGAAGTAATTCTAG GTCTTGGATGGACCTACCCATGTGATATATGGAGTGTTGGGTGTATCCTTGTGGAGCTTTGCTCG GGAGAAGCATTGTTTCAAACACACGAGAATTTAGAACACCTTGCTATGATGGAGAGGGTTCTGGGCCCCCTGCCTCAGCACATGCTGAAAAGAGTCGA CCGTCAAGCGGAGAAGTATGTTAGAAGAGGACGGTTGGACTGGCCTGAAGGGGCAACGTCTCGTGACAGTATCAAAGCTGTGTTGAAGTTGGCCCGCCTTCAG AACATAATCATGCAGCATGTGGATCATTCTGCTGGGGATTTTATTAATCTATTGCAAGGACTTCTTAGATATGATCCTTCAGAAAGAATGACTGCTCGGGAAGCCCTGCGGCACCCATTCTTCACCCGCGATCATCTTCGGAGGTAG
- the LOC132632579 gene encoding serine/threonine-protein kinase AFC2 isoform X2 has product MGEGTFGQVLECWDRERKEMVAIKIVRGMKKYRDAAMIEVEMLQQLGKHDNGGNRCVQIRNWFDYRNHICIVFEKLGPSLYDFLRKNNYRSFPIDLVREIGRQLLDCVAFMHDLRLIHTDLKPENILLTSPEYVKVPDYKVSSRSPKDGSYYKRIPKSSAIKVIDFGSTTYDRQNQTYVVSTRHYRAPEVILGLGWTYPCDIWSVGCILVELCSGEALFQTHENLEHLAMMERVLGPLPQHMLKRVDRQAEKYVRRGRLDWPEGATSRDSIKAVLKLARLQNIIMQHVDHSAGDFINLLQGLLRYDPSERMTAREALRHPFFTRDHLRR; this is encoded by the exons ATGGGTGAAGGTACTTTCGGTCAGGTCCTAGAATGCTGGGACCGTGAGAGGAAAGAAATGGTAGCTATTAAAATTGTTCGGGGCATGAAGAAATATCGTGATGCTGCAATGATTGAGGTTGAAATGCTTCAACAGCTTGGTAAACATGACAATGGTGGCAATCG TTGCGTACAAATACGGAACTGGTTTGACTATCGTAATCATATCTGTATT GTCTTTGAGAAGCTTGGACCAAGCTTATACGATTTCCTTCGGAAAAACAATTACCGTTCATTTCCCATTGATCTTGTCCGTGAGATTGGAAGACAACTGTTGGATTGTGTAGCAT TTATGCATGATTTGCGTCTGATCCATACTGACTTGAAGCCTGAGAACATACTTCTCACCTCCCCAGAATATGTGAAGGTTCCTGACTACAAG GTTTCTTCAAGGTCACCAAAAGACGGCTCTTACTATAAAAGAATTCCAAAATCAAGTGCTATAAAGGTAATTGATTTTGGTAGCACAACATACGACCGTCAAAATCAGACATATGTTGTGTCAACTCGTCATTACCGTGCACCTGAAGTAATTCTAG GTCTTGGATGGACCTACCCATGTGATATATGGAGTGTTGGGTGTATCCTTGTGGAGCTTTGCTCG GGAGAAGCATTGTTTCAAACACACGAGAATTTAGAACACCTTGCTATGATGGAGAGGGTTCTGGGCCCCCTGCCTCAGCACATGCTGAAAAGAGTCGA CCGTCAAGCGGAGAAGTATGTTAGAAGAGGACGGTTGGACTGGCCTGAAGGGGCAACGTCTCGTGACAGTATCAAAGCTGTGTTGAAGTTGGCCCGCCTTCAG AACATAATCATGCAGCATGTGGATCATTCTGCTGGGGATTTTATTAATCTATTGCAAGGACTTCTTAGATATGATCCTTCAGAAAGAATGACTGCTCGGGAAGCCCTGCGGCACCCATTCTTCACCCGCGATCATCTTCGGAGGTAG
- the LOC132632579 gene encoding serine/threonine-protein kinase AFC2 isoform X3, translating to MTMVAIVMHDLRLIHTDLKPENILLTSPEYVKVPDYKVSSRSPKDGSYYKRIPKSSAIKVIDFGSTTYDRQNQTYVVSTRHYRAPEVILGLGWTYPCDIWSVGCILVELCSGEALFQTHENLEHLAMMERVLGPLPQHMLKRVDRQAEKYVRRGRLDWPEGATSRDSIKAVLKLARLQNIIMQHVDHSAGDFINLLQGLLRYDPSERMTAREALRHPFFTRDHLRR from the exons ATGACAATGGTGGCAATCG TTATGCATGATTTGCGTCTGATCCATACTGACTTGAAGCCTGAGAACATACTTCTCACCTCCCCAGAATATGTGAAGGTTCCTGACTACAAG GTTTCTTCAAGGTCACCAAAAGACGGCTCTTACTATAAAAGAATTCCAAAATCAAGTGCTATAAAGGTAATTGATTTTGGTAGCACAACATACGACCGTCAAAATCAGACATATGTTGTGTCAACTCGTCATTACCGTGCACCTGAAGTAATTCTAG GTCTTGGATGGACCTACCCATGTGATATATGGAGTGTTGGGTGTATCCTTGTGGAGCTTTGCTCG GGAGAAGCATTGTTTCAAACACACGAGAATTTAGAACACCTTGCTATGATGGAGAGGGTTCTGGGCCCCCTGCCTCAGCACATGCTGAAAAGAGTCGA CCGTCAAGCGGAGAAGTATGTTAGAAGAGGACGGTTGGACTGGCCTGAAGGGGCAACGTCTCGTGACAGTATCAAAGCTGTGTTGAAGTTGGCCCGCCTTCAG AACATAATCATGCAGCATGTGGATCATTCTGCTGGGGATTTTATTAATCTATTGCAAGGACTTCTTAGATATGATCCTTCAGAAAGAATGACTGCTCGGGAAGCCCTGCGGCACCCATTCTTCACCCGCGATCATCTTCGGAGGTAG